A window of Luteolibacter flavescens contains these coding sequences:
- the rho gene encoding transcription termination factor Rho yields MLVFGLSGGIASGKSTACRILQEVCPGAVIFDADACVHRLFAWDAAVVSAVRERFGDGVITAAGAVDRGALRGAVFGDAEARRDLERIVHPRVREECLESLAVARKLPASLFVADIPLLFENAFDFGQHGNLLVAAGLETRYRRIRERNGFDDATIASILAAQMPQEEKLRRADHVLWNEGPPSVLGAQWLRFLHSHAIMSDDTSLPETPATAAPAVQEAAPLPQTIDINAFRQKPLGELLTMAEAVPARITPGAPKTQLVFELLSFYANEGATLIGEGIVEQAKENYAMLRDPARSFRTSPDDLYINGHLLRDHVLRPGNRVKVRIRAPRDRDKYLSATEILEIEGIPVADYKTPKEFDKLTPLFPDRRIVLEGDGPESVGVRVLDLVAPLGKGQRGLIVAPPRGGKTILLKQIAKSIRRNHPEVELIVVLLDERPEEVTDFEETVGAAVYASTFDEPARRHAQVADLVIERARRLVEQGKDVVLLLDSLTRLARGHNSANQGGPIGSGGISPAALQKSRKFFGNARNVEEGGSLTVLATALIETENRMDDVIFEEFKGTGNMEVRLDRELAERRVFPAIHIPQSGTRNDERLYHPEEFVKVLDLRRQLAQLPIGDAIETLLKNLRATKTNAELLLRGLR; encoded by the coding sequence GTGCTTGTCTTTGGCCTCAGTGGCGGGATCGCCAGCGGGAAATCCACCGCCTGCCGCATCCTGCAGGAAGTGTGTCCCGGTGCGGTCATCTTTGACGCGGATGCGTGCGTCCACCGGCTTTTCGCGTGGGATGCGGCGGTCGTTTCCGCCGTGCGGGAGCGGTTTGGCGACGGGGTGATCACGGCGGCCGGGGCGGTGGATCGCGGCGCCCTGCGCGGTGCCGTCTTTGGCGATGCGGAAGCGCGGAGGGACCTGGAGCGGATCGTTCATCCCCGGGTGCGGGAGGAATGTCTTGAATCTTTGGCGGTTGCCCGCAAACTCCCGGCGTCCCTGTTCGTGGCGGACATCCCGCTCCTGTTCGAGAACGCATTCGACTTCGGGCAGCACGGAAACCTCCTGGTGGCGGCCGGTCTCGAAACCCGGTATCGGCGGATCCGCGAGCGGAATGGCTTCGACGATGCCACCATCGCTTCCATCCTCGCGGCGCAGATGCCCCAGGAGGAAAAGCTGCGCAGGGCCGACCATGTCTTATGGAACGAGGGACCGCCCTCCGTTCTCGGAGCGCAGTGGCTGCGCTTCCTCCACTCCCACGCCATCATGAGCGACGATACCAGCCTGCCTGAAACCCCTGCCACTGCCGCACCGGCCGTCCAGGAAGCAGCACCCTTGCCCCAGACCATCGATATCAATGCCTTCCGCCAGAAGCCGCTCGGAGAGCTGCTGACCATGGCCGAGGCCGTGCCCGCCCGCATCACGCCGGGCGCGCCAAAGACCCAGCTCGTCTTCGAGCTGCTCAGCTTTTACGCGAACGAGGGTGCAACGCTGATCGGCGAGGGCATCGTGGAGCAGGCGAAGGAAAACTACGCGATGCTGCGCGACCCGGCCCGGAGCTTCCGGACCTCGCCGGACGATCTCTACATCAATGGCCACCTGCTGCGTGACCACGTCCTGCGACCGGGGAATCGCGTGAAGGTGCGCATCCGTGCGCCGCGCGACCGGGACAAATATCTTTCCGCTACTGAGATCCTCGAGATCGAGGGCATCCCGGTCGCCGACTACAAGACGCCGAAGGAATTCGACAAGCTCACCCCGCTTTTCCCCGACCGACGCATCGTGCTGGAAGGGGATGGCCCGGAGTCGGTGGGCGTCCGCGTGCTCGACCTCGTCGCGCCGCTGGGCAAGGGCCAGCGCGGCCTCATCGTCGCGCCGCCGCGCGGGGGTAAGACCATCCTGCTGAAGCAGATCGCCAAGTCCATCCGCCGGAATCACCCGGAGGTGGAGCTGATCGTGGTGCTGCTGGATGAGCGCCCGGAGGAAGTCACGGACTTCGAGGAGACCGTGGGTGCCGCCGTTTACGCCTCCACCTTTGACGAGCCCGCCCGCCGCCATGCTCAGGTCGCGGACCTCGTCATCGAGCGCGCCCGCCGGCTGGTGGAGCAGGGGAAGGATGTCGTGCTGCTGCTCGACAGCCTCACCCGCCTCGCCCGCGGCCACAATTCCGCGAACCAAGGCGGCCCGATCGGCAGCGGCGGCATCAGCCCCGCGGCCCTGCAGAAGTCGCGCAAGTTCTTCGGCAATGCCCGCAATGTCGAGGAAGGCGGCAGCCTCACCGTCCTGGCGACCGCGCTCATCGAGACGGAGAACCGGATGGACGACGTGATTTTCGAGGAATTCAAGGGCACGGGCAACATGGAGGTCCGTCTGGACCGCGAGCTCGCGGAAAGACGTGTCTTCCCGGCCATCCATATCCCGCAGAGCGGCACCCGGAATGACGAGCGCCTGTATCATCCCGAGGAGTTCGTGAAGGTGCTCGACCTGCGCCGCCAACTCGCCCAATTGCCGATCGGAGATGCGATCGAGACACTCCTGAAAAATCTCAGGGCCACGAAGACAAACGCGGAATTATTGCTCCGCGGATTGCGATGA
- a CDS encoding Amuc_1098 family type IV pilus outer membrane protein has protein sequence MQKTPMHRTYSTAAALMAVAAVMPVTLTTANAGEGYSSGSYSGLAQKEMIRRQNAVSQSDTLRDEGREAYAKGDYKVAVDKYKAALDVLPDAPMVKDRRDYLTQLLADGSSALGEQYRKVGKYSEARQLANDVLALNPNNAEAKRLNDYLDDPIRTNPALTYEHTQNADEVRRKLYTAEGAYNLGKFDEANLTYEEVLRIDPYNKAARRGMEVVAQARADYYRAAYDQTRATLLAEVDRAWELAVPPIVNEDLITPGGGNDASLGSVSITAKLRRIIIPVIDFDNTSVEEAIDFLRVRAVEFDTSELDPAKKGINFVIRKPRADGGAAAAEGDATAGLGAAQDPGALRIDQLSLRNMPLSEVLRYICEKTRLRYKVDDYAVTLVPASETSEDLINRTFTVPPNFLSLLGEGAGGGGGGGGSDDPFADSGSGGTTLPVRRTIGELLKQNGVTDAAGSSASLTGSRLVVRNTPTNIDLIESLVDNVKDQTPKQVKISTKFVEISQENTDELGFDWIVSPFGLSANQVFAGGGTVGNGQSRRNTDFIGEIAGVTIPGIPADPSTNVSNIVTAGNRSGLGAVNRNSIDAILNNTDRSDSSATPAPGIAALTGLFSDGQVQMIMRGLAQKKGTDLMTAPSITARSGEKALIEIIREFIYPTEYEPPELPNSIGSSFDGGGGGGLGLGSASSFPVTPATPTSFETRNTGITLEIEPTIGGNDFVIDLRFAPEIVEFEGFVNYGSPIQSPATDFLGNPTTVTITENRIEMPVFSTRRVTTALTIYDGYTVAVGGLMREDVQTVEDSVPIFGDIPIVGRLFQSKAENRIKSNLIIFVTANIIDATGRPLRGVEATPRADLGGDPMMDVGTGVLPPIEQ, from the coding sequence ATGCAAAAAACGCCAATGCATCGCACCTACAGCACCGCTGCCGCCCTGATGGCCGTGGCCGCTGTGATGCCGGTCACGCTGACCACCGCCAACGCCGGAGAAGGATACTCCAGCGGCAGCTACAGCGGACTTGCCCAGAAAGAAATGATCCGCCGCCAGAATGCGGTCTCCCAGTCGGACACGCTCCGCGACGAAGGTCGTGAAGCCTATGCCAAGGGTGACTACAAGGTGGCAGTGGACAAGTACAAGGCCGCTCTGGACGTGCTTCCGGATGCACCGATGGTCAAGGACCGCCGGGACTACCTGACGCAGCTCCTTGCCGACGGTTCTTCCGCCCTTGGTGAGCAATACCGCAAGGTTGGCAAGTACAGCGAGGCCCGTCAGCTCGCGAATGACGTGCTCGCGTTGAACCCGAACAACGCTGAAGCCAAGCGCCTCAACGATTACCTCGACGACCCGATCCGCACGAATCCTGCGCTCACCTACGAGCACACGCAGAATGCCGACGAGGTCCGCCGCAAGCTCTACACCGCCGAAGGTGCCTACAACCTCGGCAAGTTCGACGAAGCCAACCTCACCTACGAGGAAGTGCTCCGCATCGACCCATACAACAAGGCTGCCCGCCGTGGTATGGAAGTCGTGGCCCAGGCCCGCGCCGACTACTACCGCGCTGCCTACGACCAGACCCGCGCCACCCTTCTCGCCGAAGTGGACCGCGCCTGGGAACTGGCCGTGCCTCCGATCGTCAATGAGGACCTGATCACCCCGGGCGGTGGCAACGACGCCAGCCTCGGCTCCGTCTCCATCACCGCAAAGCTCCGCCGGATCATCATTCCGGTGATCGACTTCGACAATACGTCGGTCGAGGAAGCCATCGACTTCCTTCGCGTGCGTGCCGTCGAGTTCGACACCAGCGAACTCGATCCAGCCAAGAAAGGTATCAACTTCGTGATCCGCAAGCCGCGCGCCGATGGTGGTGCCGCTGCTGCTGAGGGCGACGCAACCGCCGGTCTGGGTGCTGCCCAGGATCCCGGCGCGCTGCGCATCGACCAGCTCAGCCTGCGGAACATGCCGCTCTCCGAGGTCCTCCGCTATATCTGCGAAAAGACCCGCCTGCGCTACAAGGTGGACGATTATGCCGTCACCCTCGTCCCGGCTTCCGAGACCAGCGAAGACCTCATCAACCGCACCTTCACCGTGCCGCCGAACTTCCTCAGCCTTCTTGGCGAGGGTGCCGGTGGTGGCGGCGGTGGTGGTGGTAGTGACGATCCGTTCGCGGATAGCGGCAGCGGTGGTACGACGCTTCCTGTCCGTCGTACGATCGGTGAGTTGCTCAAGCAGAACGGTGTTACGGATGCAGCAGGCTCTTCCGCGTCCCTCACCGGCTCCCGCCTGGTGGTTCGCAACACCCCGACGAACATCGACCTCATCGAGTCCCTCGTGGACAACGTGAAGGATCAGACGCCGAAGCAGGTGAAGATCTCGACGAAGTTTGTCGAAATCTCCCAGGAGAACACCGACGAGCTCGGCTTCGACTGGATCGTTTCTCCCTTCGGTCTCTCCGCGAACCAGGTCTTCGCAGGCGGTGGCACGGTCGGCAACGGCCAGTCCCGCAGGAACACCGACTTCATCGGCGAGATCGCCGGTGTCACGATCCCGGGTATCCCTGCCGATCCGAGCACCAATGTCTCGAACATCGTGACCGCCGGCAACCGCTCCGGCCTCGGCGCGGTGAACCGCAACAGCATCGATGCGATCCTGAACAACACCGACCGCTCCGACTCGAGCGCGACCCCGGCTCCGGGCATCGCCGCCCTGACCGGCCTGTTCTCGGATGGCCAGGTGCAGATGATCATGCGCGGTCTCGCGCAGAAGAAGGGCACCGACCTCATGACCGCGCCGAGCATCACTGCTCGCTCCGGTGAGAAGGCGCTCATCGAGATCATCCGCGAATTCATCTACCCGACCGAATACGAGCCCCCCGAACTCCCGAACTCCATCGGCAGCAGCTTCGATGGCGGCGGTGGCGGCGGTCTCGGCCTGGGCAGCGCAAGCTCCTTCCCGGTCACCCCGGCGACCCCGACCTCGTTCGAGACCCGGAACACCGGTATCACCCTCGAGATCGAGCCGACCATCGGTGGCAATGACTTCGTGATCGACCTCCGCTTCGCACCGGAAATCGTCGAGTTCGAAGGCTTCGTCAACTACGGCAGCCCGATCCAGTCCCCGGCGACCGACTTCCTCGGCAACCCGACCACGGTGACCATCACGGAAAACCGTATCGAAATGCCGGTCTTCTCGACCCGCCGCGTGACCACCGCCCTGACCATCTATGACGGCTACACCGTCGCGGTCGGCGGCCTGATGCGCGAGGACGTGCAGACGGTTGAGGACTCGGTGCCGATCTTCGGTGATATCCCGATCGTTGGTCGTCTGTTCCAGTCGAAGGCTGAAAACCGGATCAAGAGCAACCTGATCATCTTCGTGACCGCGAACATCATCGATGCGACCGGTCGTCCGCTCCGCGGCGTCGAGGCTACCCCTCGCGCTGACCTGGGTGGTGACCCGATGATGGATGTCGGCACCGGTGTGCTGCCTCCGATCGAGCAGTGA
- a CDS encoding Amuc_1099 family pilus-like system protein, whose product MSQLPKNLEKILLGVGGVTALACVGLGVMKTSAVDADFVRSVPSSGKEEIEVPEAPEAAKAVSSLTSNREIIKQEHDGSQVDTFVGIALFADKNDLNRSVDPRKGTPVHEGIPNSWWLDNGANMTFANSPDRDDDGDGFTNREEFLAKTHPVDATKYPPLVTKLAYVKDESTMWYVQFGLESGGKWAPRFVALTPDKSKKLQNRVSAAEMLAVGDTFFKEGDFANRFKFVGIEEREVKSERTGLAQNVKIGIFEELKANKAGDKYESQAGLPDAELESKAYYDRIAVLDLRAIGYGGKEFKVEERTKFALPPDAPEKNYLLKKVTPTGIEVEYTDASGATQTREIPKG is encoded by the coding sequence ATGTCCCAGCTTCCAAAAAACCTCGAAAAAATCCTGCTCGGTGTCGGCGGTGTCACCGCCCTTGCATGCGTCGGCCTGGGTGTCATGAAGACCAGCGCGGTCGATGCTGATTTCGTCCGCTCTGTTCCGTCCTCCGGCAAGGAGGAGATTGAGGTGCCAGAGGCACCGGAGGCCGCAAAGGCCGTCTCCTCCCTCACCTCGAATCGCGAGATCATCAAGCAGGAGCACGACGGTAGCCAGGTGGATACCTTCGTCGGCATCGCGCTCTTCGCCGATAAGAACGATCTGAACCGTTCCGTCGATCCACGCAAGGGAACCCCCGTTCACGAGGGTATCCCGAACAGCTGGTGGCTCGACAATGGCGCGAACATGACCTTCGCCAATTCGCCCGACCGCGATGACGATGGCGACGGCTTCACCAACCGCGAGGAATTCCTGGCCAAGACCCACCCGGTCGATGCTACTAAATATCCGCCGCTCGTGACGAAGCTCGCTTATGTGAAGGACGAATCCACCATGTGGTATGTCCAGTTCGGCCTTGAGTCGGGAGGCAAGTGGGCACCGCGTTTCGTCGCGCTGACCCCGGACAAGTCGAAGAAGCTCCAGAACCGCGTGAGCGCCGCCGAGATGCTCGCTGTCGGCGACACTTTCTTCAAGGAAGGCGACTTCGCGAACCGCTTCAAATTCGTCGGAATCGAGGAACGCGAGGTGAAGAGCGAGCGCACCGGCCTGGCCCAGAACGTCAAGATCGGCATCTTCGAAGAGCTCAAGGCCAACAAGGCGGGGGACAAGTATGAGTCCCAGGCAGGTCTCCCCGACGCCGAACTGGAGTCGAAGGCCTACTACGACCGCATTGCCGTGCTGGACCTCCGCGCCATCGGCTACGGTGGCAAGGAATTCAAGGTCGAGGAGCGCACCAAGTTCGCGCTTCCGCCGGATGCTCCCGAGAAGAATTACCTGCTCAAGAAAGTCACGCCCACCGGCATCGAAGTCGAGTACACCGACGCCAGCGGAGCGACCCAAACCCGCGAAATTCCAAAGGGCTGA